A genomic region of Pseudomonas sp. RSB 5.4 contains the following coding sequences:
- a CDS encoding phosphopantetheine-binding protein: MSDLHREIKLLIIDALGLEDISVDDIGDEQTLFGEGLGLDSVDALELGLAIQKKYGIKIDADAKDTRNHFTNVASLAAFVTAKQAA; this comes from the coding sequence ATGAGCGATCTGCACCGTGAAATAAAACTGCTGATCATCGACGCCCTGGGCCTCGAAGACATCAGCGTCGACGACATCGGCGACGAGCAGACGCTGTTCGGCGAAGGCCTGGGCCTGGATTCCGTCGACGCACTGGAACTGGGTCTGGCGATCCAGAAAAAGTACGGCATCAAGATCGACGCCGACGCCAAAGACACCCGTAACCATTTCACCAACGTGGCGAGCCTTGCGGCGTTCGTCACGGCAAAACAGGCAGCTTGA
- a CDS encoding lysophospholipid acyltransferase family protein produces the protein MDLATQPVTEKNRDAYYWRLLATAASFALFGLGGLCLRLLVFPLLGYLPGDALKHRQRARQTVSRLFWFFVRFMARTGVLTYEIQGAERLGRPGQMIIANHPSLIDVVFLIGLVRQANCVVKKSLWENPFTRGPLRSTEYISNDGSMDMLDAAAESLQNGQTLIIFPEGTRTQPGQAPAFHRGAAAIALRGAKILTPVVIKVNPTTLTKAEPWYRIPHRRVHFSFRIGADIDPQTFATQGPAPQASRKLNDYLHSYYIKELAEDERSAP, from the coding sequence ATGGACCTGGCAACGCAACCCGTGACCGAGAAAAACCGCGACGCCTATTACTGGCGCTTGCTGGCCACCGCCGCCAGTTTCGCTCTGTTCGGGCTGGGCGGGCTGTGCCTGCGCCTGCTGGTGTTCCCGTTGCTCGGCTATTTGCCGGGAGACGCGCTCAAGCATCGCCAACGCGCGCGGCAGACCGTCAGTCGGTTGTTCTGGTTTTTCGTGCGGTTCATGGCCCGCACCGGCGTCCTGACCTATGAAATTCAAGGGGCGGAACGCCTCGGCCGGCCGGGGCAGATGATCATCGCCAACCATCCGTCGCTGATCGACGTGGTGTTCCTGATCGGCCTGGTGCGTCAGGCCAATTGCGTGGTGAAGAAAAGCCTGTGGGAAAACCCCTTCACCCGCGGCCCGCTGCGCAGCACCGAATACATTAGCAATGACGGCAGCATGGACATGCTCGATGCCGCGGCCGAATCCCTGCAAAACGGCCAGACCCTGATCATTTTCCCCGAGGGCACGCGCACTCAACCCGGTCAGGCGCCAGCCTTTCATCGGGGGGCGGCGGCGATTGCCCTGCGCGGTGCGAAAATCCTTACGCCAGTGGTCATCAAGGTCAATCCGACCACCCTGACCAAGGCCGAACCCTGGTATCGCATCCCCCACCGCCGCGTGCACTTCAGTTTTCGTATCGGGGCCGATATAGATCCACAGACTTTCGCCACGCAAGGCCCTGCACCGCAGGCCTCGCGCAAGCTCAATGATTATTTGCACTCTTACTACATCAAGGAGCTCGCCGAAGATGAGCGATCTGCACCGTGA
- a CDS encoding beta-ketoacyl synthase chain length factor, with protein MNSVINFNIAQWRAWAPGLDSVDAWQAWSRQPVVLPGSDVAPDVSFLPAMQRRRLSRLARMAFSVGWPLADGRENLPLVFVSRHGETPRTFEILSDLAKDEPLSPTQFSLSVHNAIIGLWSIMRGETSEMTALAAAGDGLEHGIVEAAALLAEGAPAVLLIITEEQPPEAYSHWVDDVPFPYALGLLLTPGTDWQLTLNSGPEALSKAQWPHALNLLRTLLGQQSHCQHAWKNRVWTWQRNP; from the coding sequence ATGAACTCCGTGATCAACTTCAACATCGCCCAATGGCGCGCGTGGGCCCCGGGGCTCGACAGCGTGGACGCGTGGCAGGCCTGGAGCCGACAACCGGTCGTGCTCCCGGGCAGCGATGTCGCGCCCGATGTGTCGTTTCTACCGGCCATGCAGCGCCGTCGGCTCAGCCGCCTGGCGCGCATGGCGTTCAGTGTCGGCTGGCCGCTGGCCGACGGACGGGAGAACCTGCCGCTGGTGTTTGTTTCGCGCCACGGCGAAACCCCGCGTACCTTCGAGATCCTCAGTGATCTGGCCAAGGACGAGCCGTTGTCGCCGACCCAGTTCAGCCTGTCGGTGCACAACGCAATCATCGGTCTGTGGTCGATCATGCGCGGCGAAACCAGCGAAATGACTGCACTGGCGGCCGCAGGCGATGGCCTGGAGCACGGCATCGTCGAAGCCGCCGCCCTGCTCGCTGAAGGCGCTCCGGCGGTGCTGCTGATCATCACCGAAGAACAGCCGCCCGAGGCCTATTCGCATTGGGTCGACGATGTGCCGTTCCCTTATGCGCTGGGTCTGCTGCTCACTCCCGGTACCGACTGGCAGCTGACCCTGAACAGCGGCCCGGAGGCACTGTCCAAAGCGCAATGGCCACACGCGCTCAATCTGTTGCGCACCCTGCTCGGCCAGCAATCCCATTGCCAACATGCCTGGAAAAATCGTGTATGGACCTGGCAACGCAACCCGTGA
- a CDS encoding acyl carrier protein — protein sequence MQTRDDIFNTLRDALVELFELDPARISLESNLYQDLEIDSIDAVDLIDHIKRQTGKKIAAEEFKSVRTVGDVVEAVYRLVQPAA from the coding sequence ATGCAAACTCGTGACGACATTTTCAACACCCTGCGCGATGCCTTGGTCGAGCTGTTCGAACTGGATCCGGCGCGGATCAGCCTGGAGTCCAACCTGTATCAGGATCTGGAAATCGACAGCATCGACGCGGTCGACCTGATCGATCACATCAAACGCCAGACCGGCAAGAAAATCGCCGCCGAAGAATTCAAATCGGTGCGCACTGTCGGTGACGTGGTCGAGGCGGTCTACCGTCTGGTTCAACCGGCCGCATGA
- a CDS encoding membrane protein: MSRLIGLGLLLAGLLYPFAVYFGMEHFAPWQFGLLLGGLWLARALTGERKPGSRWMACVAIVFCLLLALFDSPLLLRWYPVLISGFMLVLFSLSLKYGPPMVERLARLREPHLPPEAIRYTRQVTVAWSVFFFCNGLCAALLTLWAPLHWWMLYTGLISYGLIGLMFAIEWLIRQRVRGRK; encoded by the coding sequence ATGAGCCGATTGATCGGCCTCGGCCTGCTGTTGGCGGGGCTGCTGTACCCCTTTGCGGTGTATTTCGGCATGGAGCACTTCGCCCCGTGGCAGTTCGGACTGCTGCTGGGCGGCCTGTGGCTGGCGCGCGCGCTGACCGGCGAACGCAAGCCCGGCAGCCGCTGGATGGCCTGTGTGGCGATCGTGTTCTGCCTGCTGCTGGCGCTGTTCGACAGTCCGCTGTTGCTGCGCTGGTATCCGGTGTTGATCAGCGGCTTCATGCTGGTGCTGTTCAGCCTGAGCCTGAAATACGGGCCGCCGATGGTCGAGCGCCTGGCGCGACTGCGCGAGCCGCACCTGCCGCCCGAGGCGATCCGCTACACCCGCCAGGTCACCGTGGCCTGGAGCGTGTTTTTCTTCTGCAACGGTTTGTGCGCCGCGCTCCTGACCCTGTGGGCGCCGCTGCATTGGTGGATGTTGTACACCGGCCTGATCTCCTACGGATTGATCGGCCTGATGTTTGCCATTGAATGGCTGATACGACAACGGGTAAGAGGCCGTAAATGA